The genomic DNA TATCCATTGATCTCCCCTGCATGTCCGATAGCGCCCTTGTGATAAGATAATCCAAGACCGTAACCAGCCGTGCCACCATTTAGTGGCCCTCCGGTGGTCATTGAAACAAAATCCATCATTTGAATCGTTGAGTACTCGGTGAGTAATTTCATTTCATGTATTGACTCAATCCATTGCAGCATGTTCGGCAACGTACTAATCATATTGCCAGCTGAAAAAGCAATCGTAGGAGAATATAAAGTCGCGTCTACCCAAGTACCGCTATCGTCTTTATATCCACTTATATATTCCAAAGGAACGGCCCTATTCTCGCCAGCTGGAACAGATGTATCGGTCAAGCCCAAAGGTTCTATAATTTTAGTCGTTATCAATTCTTTGAAACTTGAACCTCCTGCTTTTTCAGCAATAAGTCCTAGAATTACAAAATTTGTATTTGAGTAATTCCAGCCAGCACCCGGAGCAAAATTATTCGGGGTTGCACTGTCGCGCGCATAAGAAACAAGCTCTTCTGGCAAAAATTCTTGAGTAGAGTCCGCAGTATAACGGGCATAAAAAGTCCCGGTTCCTGTATAGGACGTTATTCCAGCAGTCATATTCAGTAGTTGGCGGATTGTTATGATATCACTGTTTGGGTAATATCCAACTCCCATCCAGTCATCAATAGTATCCTCTAAACGCAAGAGCCCCTCCTCAACCATTTTTAGTATGAGGGTGGCTGTATAAGATTTTGTCATACTGCCAATGCGCGTATACAAATATGTTCTCATTTCAAAATCGGATGAACCGGCCCATGCGGTGGAAACAAAAAATGAAGGGAAGAAATCTTTATCTGATGTCCCTTTAACATCCGCTACATTTGAGGCGAAAGTTGCAATTCCCGTAGCCCCCATCCAAGTCGCGCCGCCTACTTCTCGAACAGCCAGTGCCCCGCCTGGAAATCCAAAATCAGCCTTAGATTGATCAAGTGATGCTTGTAAGGCCTTTGCCTGATCGGCAGGAAAATCAGTACCGCTATTGCCGCAACCACGCGCTCCCATTATTGATATGGCAGAAAACACAATAATCGCTGACATGAAAATTTTGCGTAAAGTCGTATGGCTAGAGTTAAATTTTGAATTATGCGGAGAGAAAGTATCTTTAAAAATATCTAGCGTGTGTTTGGATGTAAAGTTCATTTTATCCTTTAAAATAGTCGACAAATTAACGCAATAATAACGAGTATTATATTCATCAAACAAAATCTACGTTCATCCGCCCTGCCTTTCAACATCCTTATTTATAGCTTTCCAGCCAACGGTAAAACTAGTCATTTTCCTAATATTATTTGCGACAGCTTCATTCTTCACATTCGCTACAAAAGTTGTCTCATGATATGGATAAGCCGTTTTAAAAACTAGATTAGGATACGCTGCAAATTTCTCTTCCAGTATATGCGAGCTCCGCCCCTCTCCCACTTCATGATATGAGGCTATTGCCGCCCACGACTTTGGATTATCGCTAATGTAGAGTGCTATATCATACGCGATATCGACCTCAGCGCCCTCTATGTCCATTTTGAAAAATTCTACACCTTTAGGAGCATAATCTGCAATAAGATCATTTAAAGTAATCGCTTCAACTATAAATGAATCAGAATCTCTTTCAGCTTCCGAACCAGATTCAGTGAGCGAATCACCTTCATTAATACAGCTTTCTCCGCCAGATTTGTGCTGAAAGCTTACTTCACCACTTCTAGTATAGAGAGCTTTTCTAACAAGTTCACAGTTCGCAAAATTATTCTTACCGATATCTGCGCCTATAAAATCTGCGCTCTGATTGTCCGGTTCCAGAAAGATAACCTTTCCTGCCTTTGCTGCGGCACTGAAATACATACCCGAAATACCATTCCACGGGCCGGCATCCACAACAGTCGAATCCGCGCTAACAGTGCCGGGCAATGTATACCCTCTAAGCTCACACACAAATTCAAAAAAAGGACAAACGGACGTATAAAATCTGGCCGAACCTATTTTACATTCCCACGCTTTAAATTGAAAGGAATAGCGGGTCATTGGCTCATATTTCCAAAAGGGCATATAGCCTAAAATGGAAGAAAATCGGACTACAAACCAATCTCCTACTTTCTCAAGATAAAAGTCTTTAGAGCAAAACAGCTCTTCAACTTCCTGAAACTGCTCGTAAGTTTCTTTTTCGACCTTGCCAATAAACTTGTGTAAAAGTTCGCTATCCATTGTCCCCCCTGCATAAACGGTGAAATACATGTATAAACATTTTTTCACAACTGTAGGACAACTTGCCACTACCTATTTACTTTTATACAAATAGTCATATAATTATTTTTAATGCCGTCGCTATCCGTTTTCCTGACGGCACATCAGGAGGTTTCATGAATTCCAAGCGACTTTTAGGTGTTTTTACTCTTATCACTTTAATGATGCTCCCCGTCTCTGCAATGGCAAACGGGCTACCCACTTTTGTTGAGCTCGCAAAAAAATGCGGCCCTTCAGTTGTTTTCATCAGCACTGTAAACACAGTGAAGCAAGACGGCTCCACGCAAAACAAATTCCACTCCTCTCCCGGACAGAAAAATCCTCTTGAGGACTTTTTTAAACAATTCGAAGACAGATTTAAAGGCAACAGTCCTAAGCAGAAACGTAAGCAAGGCGGCCTCGGAACCGGCTTTATCATCTCCGCTGACGGATATATTGTAACAAATAATCACGTTGTAGCTTCAGCCGATATAGTTAAAGTTAAGCTTCAGAATGCTGATCGCGAATACACGGCTAAACTTATCGGACTTGATAAGGAAACAGATCTTGCTCTGTTAAAAATTGATGCAGGAAAGAAACTTCCCTTCCTTAGTTTTGCAAATTCAGACAAAGCACAGGTTGGAGAATGGGTTATGGCTATAGGTAATCCATTCGGACTTGGTCATACCGTGACTAAAGGCATTATCAGCGCGAAAGGCCGCATCATTGGTGCAGGACCATTCGATAACTTCATCCAGACTGATGCTAGCATTAACCCCGGCAACAGTGGTGGACCACTAATCGACATGAAAGGTAAAGTGCTCGGCATTAACACCATGATACTTGCCAACGGTCAGGGAATCGGCTTTGCCATTCCAAGCAACATGGCTGAAAATGTAATATCGCAGCTTAAGACAAACAATAAAGTCAGCCGCGGCTGGCTTGGCGTAACGATACAGGACGCTGATGCTAATACTGCCAAAGCTCTCGGACTTTCCAGCAAAACAGGTGCTCTCGTAAGCTCTGTTAACCCTGGAGATCCAGCTGACAAAGGCGGCATGAAAGTCGGTGATGTCATATTAGAAGTAGGCGGCGCAAAAATTGACGACACCAACGACTTGCTTCGCACAATAGCAGCTCTTCTTCCCGGCAAGAAAGTCGACGTTCAGGTATGGCGCAAAGGCCAGGCTAAGAACCTGCTTGTCACCCTTGGCGAAAGAAACGGTAAAACAGTTGTAGCCGTTAAGGATTTCGGTCCTAAAGCCAAGCAGGAAACAGTTGAAGAGCTAGGCCTTGTTGCTCGCTCCATTGACCGTGAAGCCGAAGCTAAGGCTCTAGGATTAGCCAAAATGGAAGGTTTACTTGTGATCGAAGTACAGCCGAACACTCCAGCTGAAGAAGCCGCTATAGCGGTAGGCGATGCGATTCTGGAAGCTAACCAGCATAAAGTCAACACTATTGAAGATCTTCGCAAGATCATCAATAGCGAAGGCAAAGAACGTGGACTTGTGATGCTTCTAATTAAGCGTCAGGGAAGAAACATATTCCGCACCATCGAACTTGCCCCGAAAAAGACGGCTGAATAAAATGACAGCCCTTGCCCTCAGTTGAGAATATTAGCAGCCCTGTCCTGTCGAACCTATCGATAAGGCAGGGCTGTTTTAGATTATGCGGCTAACCGTTTTATGGACCAACATTTTAATTAAATAGGAGCCAGAGAATGCCTAACTTATCTGAGCAAATTGCTGATTATGAAGTAGAAAAAGAAAAAAAAGTTCCAAAAGAAATACTGGACGTGATGAACAAAGCTACTACTGAGTTGAAAAGTTCAGGTATCGAAGAACAAAGTTTGCAGACCGGCCGCAAGGCGCCAGCATTTAAAATTAAAAACCATCTTGGTGAAGAACGATCCCTTTCTGAACTAATTGAAAGCGGACCTGTAGTGCTTAGCTTTTACAGAGGTGGTTGGTGCCCTTACTGCAACTTAGAGTTGGCAGCCCTTCAACGTGCTCTTCCAGAAATTGAAGCTGCAGGCGCAAAGCTTGTAGCGATATCTCCGGAAACACCGGACAATTCTCTTTCCACTCGCGAAAAGAACGAAATTGCATTTGATGTGCTCTATGACGAAGGCAATAAAGTCGCAGAATCGTATGGGCTAGTTTTCACACTCAGCGATGACCTGCGTCCCATATACGATAAATTCGGGATTAATATACCCGAATTTAATGGTGAAGATACGTTCAAACTCCCGGTCCCAGCTACATATGTTATCAGCACTCACGGCATAGTCGCTTACCACTTTGTGGATGCCGACTACACTAAACGTCTTGAACCAAGTGATATAATAAAAGCTTTAAAAGAAATTTAAATAAAACGGGATACGGCTTAATGCTGTATCCCTTTTTTACATTGAATTAGTCCACCTATCATGACATGATCTCCCTAATAATATTTATAATTTTATACGGGGAAATTTCCATGAACACTTCTGCACGCACCATCCTTTCAATTTTATGCCTGATTATCATAGCAAGCTCAGTTGCTACCAACAGCTTTGCCGACTCGGAAAGCGACTTCGACGCGCATGAATCATTTGCCAAAATCCATTTTAATGACAACGAAATGGATTTTGCTTTTGCCCTGATTTTAGGAGCAACAATGAATCATGGCTGCGAAATAGGTGAAGCCTTTTACACAGCATCAAACATCAAAGAAGGTAGCGCTGAAAGCTGGCAGAAAGAATGGATCAATATGGCTAAGCGGGTTGAAAAAAGGGGTAAAGAATCCCTTGCCGCAGGCCATAAGGTCAGTGCGCGTGAACAATTTCAACGCGCTTCATATTATTATCGTGCAGCACTTATATCCATGATGCCTGCTGACCCTGCATTCAAAAAAACCGCCGACCAAAGCAGAAATATGTTGAAGGAAGCAGGAATCCTTTTCGATCCTCCTTTAGAATACATTGAGATTCCTTTTGAAGGTTCAGTACTGCCCGGCTTCTATCGCAAAGCGCCCAATAGTGATAAACCCGCAAAGACACTCATAATGCTCGGAGGAGGCGAAACCTTTGCCGAAGACCTCGTTTTTTATATTGCGCCGCAAGCTTTTGACAGAGGCTACAATTTCATAACAGTTGATCTACCGGGTCAGGGATTGCTTCCACTCGAGGGTAAAGTATTTCGTGCTGATGCGAACGTACCGATCAAAGCGATTGTTGATTACGTTCTTGCAAAACCTGAAACCGATCATGAAAGGGTCGCTGCATACGGAATCAGTGGCGGAGGAGGTTTCGTACCCATAGCGGCTGAGAATGATCCACGCATAAAAGCAATTGCGATGAACAGCGCGGTTGTTGATGCATATCCTCTTTTCGCATCTATGCCTGTGGCTTCAGCAACTAAAGAGATTGTGGAAGGATGGTCATCATTCAAGCAGAATACCGTGAAAGCAATTGCATGGCGCTGGGGAGTGGAAATGAATGATATTCCCGGACTTGTCGCTGCAAATAAAGGGTTCTCTTTCAACCCTGAAAAGGTTGATTGTCCGGCACTTATTATAGTCGGCGAAGGCGAATATGCAAATGAAGAAGTTAAACGCCAGCAAAAACTATGTTTCAAAAAATTGCCGAACAAGCGCAAGAAATTTGTTATGACTCCCAAAAATGAAGGCGCATCTAATCACTGTATAACTGAAAACCGCAGTGTAATGAGTCAGGTTGTTTTTGATTTCTTTGATGATGTTTTTAAATAGACGGGTAATTGCATCTTTATTCCTTAATGCCTTTGAGGTATGAAGCAGTCCATGAACAAAACAGCAACAATTCTTACAGCACCGGCGAAGGTGAATCTTTACCTGAAAATTGTCGGCAAAAGAGCTGATGGTTATCACGAACTGGACACCCTGTTTCATCCTTTTCCTGCGCTTGCGGACACGCTTGCAATCACCGAAAAAGATGAAGGATGCAGTATTCATTGTGCTGACTTCGACCTTCCGGCTGAAGACAACCTTATATATAAAGCGTGGGATAAATATGCTGAAGCTACGGGATTCAGACCCGGACTTCATATTGAGCTTACCAAAAAAACACCCACCGGAGCAGGCCTCGGTGGCGGAAGTTCAGACGCGGCAACAATGCTACGCTACCTGAATAATCACCCCAAAAGCCCTGGTATGGAACATGCTCAAATTAATGCACTTGCGGCTAAACTTGGCGCCGATGTTCCCTTCTTCCTGCTTGATGGCCCTGCATGGGCAAAAGGAATCGGCGAAGAGCTGACTCCTTGCGAGGTTGACCTTGTGGGACTTACTGCGCTACTAGTCTGCCCCGATGTTCATGTGAATACCGCGTGGGCTTATAAAGCATGGAGCAATGTAGATCCTATCAAGAATCCACAAAAAAAAGATTCATTTTACTTGACAACTTCACCTTGCGGTAATAACAAAGCGGCCTCCAAAACGAGGGCAACTTTGTTCAATGACTTTGAGCGCGTTGTCCTCCCTGAGTTTTCTGTTATAAGGGAAACTAAGGAATTTCTGTTGAAGAGTGGAGCCTGCGGAGCGGTTATGAGCGGAAGTGGTGCAAGCGTTATATCTTTTTTTAAAGATAAAGCCTTAGCGGAAAAAACAGCTTCTGAATTAAACGCTAAGAATGTTGACTCTGTAATTCATATCTTTTAGTCAGTACTAGTCTAGATTTCTACATACAGTGCTGGGGTGTCGCCAAGCGGTAAGGCAACGGGTTTTGATCCCGTCATTCGCAGGTTCAAATCCTGCCATCCCAGCCAAATTTTTTCCCTTCCCAAGAGGTCAAGATGGAGACCCTAATGAACGGTGAACTCAAGATTATCAGCGGCTCGTCTAATGTACCTTTAGCAGAAGCAATCTGTGACCACCTCGGTAGTCGCCTAACACCTTGCCTTCGCGAAAAATTCAGCGACGGAGAAATCCGCCTCGAAATCCAAGACAACGTTCGTGGCTGTGACGTATTCGTAGTCCAGTCCACTTGCGACCCTGTCAACTTTCATTTTATGGAATTATGCCTCATGCTGGACGCTCTCAAACGCGCAAGCGCACGCAGAGTAACAGCGGTTGTTCCTTATTACGGATACGCAAGACAGGACAGAAAAGTATCTCCGCGCGCGCCAATCAGCGCAAAACTAATGGCAGACTTTTTGACTGTAGCGGGCATGCACCGCATGGTCACAATTGATTTGCACGCAGGACAGATTCAGGGATTCTTCAATCTACCTGTTGACAATATTTATGCAGCTCCAGTTCTTCTCGATGAACTACGCCACCGTAAAGAAGACATGGTTATGGTTTCCCCTGACGCAGGCGGAACTGAACGTGCCAGAGCTTACGGAAAACGCCTGAACGCAGGATTAGCTATCGTTGATAAACGTCGCGATGCACCAAATCAGGCACAGGCAATGAACGTAATCGGAGAAGTTTCAGGAAAAACATGTGTAGTCATAGATGATATGATCGACACAGCCGGAACCATATGTCAGGCAGCTAAAGTACTTATGGATCATGGCGCAAAGGAAGTAATTGCCTGCGCTACTCATCCAGTTCTTTCCGGCCCGGCAATTGACAGACTCTGTGCAGCACCTTTTTCCGAGGTGATTGTAACAAACACATTGCCTGTCCCAGACGATAAGTTGAAATGCGGTAAAATCAAGGTCATGTCTGTAGCCGGACTCCTTGCTAAATGCATTCATAACGTTCACACCGAATCTTCGGTTAGCGTACTCTTCGTTTAAAAAGCCTATTCCCACCCTCTGCCGGTCTATTTTTGAGCGGCAGCTGGTTAACCAAAAGGAGATATAATGTCAGAAAAAGTAACTTTCGTAGCTGAAAAGCGCGAGAAAACTGGTAAATGTCAGAACCGTCGTCTACGTGTCGCTGGTAAAATTCCTGCAGTATTTTACTCTCAGGAAGGCGAAAACGTAATCCTTTCCGTAAACGAAATCGAATTCACTAAGATGTACCGCAAAATCGGTACAACTCAGCTTTTCAATCTTGAGTTCGAAGGAAAAACACACGACACATTGATCTGGAAAGCGCAGATGGATCCAGTTCGTCCTCGCATCAACCACATCGATTTCCTCGGAGTAGCTCCTAAGAAGCCTCTGAAGATCAAAGTTCCTGTTGTTCTCGAAGGAACAGCACCTGGTATTAAACTAGGTGGACAGATGACAATTTACCGCGAAACACTTGAAGTGTTTTGTTCAGCAGAAACAATTCCAGCTAAAATCATTGTCAACATTGATGGCATGAATGTTCAGGACACTGTTTTTGTTAATGATGTTAAACTAGCTGATGGTGCTAGAATTAACTCCGACAGCAACTTTGCTCTAGTTCGTTGTGTAGCTGGTAGAACAGTTTCCGATGATGATGGCGAAGAAACAGCAGAAGAAACCGAATAGTTTCCCTGCATATATGAATTTAGAGGCCTCGGAATTCCGGGGCCTTTTCTATTTTTAAAGCCCCCACTATTTTCCAGTTTCATTTTTCAAAGGATAATGCCACATGGAATACAAAGCGCTTATCGTAGGACTCGGAAACCCCGGCCCGGAATACGCCACAACTCGCCACAACATCGGCTTTATCCTAGCTGACGCGCTCGTGGAGCTGGCCAAATCCCGAAAAAGTATGCGCTTCAAAGAGCTGAGTGCTTCAAGTAACTACGAACTTTTCAGTATGTCACTTGCAGGTAATAATATTCTTGTTACCAAGCCGCTTACTTACATGAACCTAAGTGGAAACGCGGTCGGTTCCATTTGCGGCAAAAATTCCATTTCTGTTAAAGACGTTATCGTTGTTCACGATGAGCTTGACCTTCCGCAAGGAAGAATGAAGTTCAAACGAGGCGGCGGTAATAATGGCCATAGAGGGTTACTATCTATTCAGGAAGTCATGAAATCCCCGGACTTTTTAAGAATTAGAATAGGGATCGGGCGACCAGAATTTTCATCACAAGTTAAGGATTACGTTCTTGAAGAATTCAGCGCGAAAGAACTGAATGTATCTAATCAAATGGTTCACGCGGTAATCAAAGGACTAGACTTATATTTCAGGCGAGGACAAGGTCCTGCTACGCAATTCATGCATACCTTCGAGCCGGATGAAAGTTAAATCTGGCAATAGACTATTTCACTCATTTCAGTTATAGTATGCATTCGAAATCATTCCCCAGATCAACAGACCTCAAATCGGGGATTCTAAAGAAATGTGAAGAAGGAAGACGCTAAACTTAGCATACATCACTGCTAAGACGATTAAACGTGCCAAATTAGTCTAAAATTTCTATTATAAACGACCTGAAAACATTTCTAACCATTTCTTTTCTAAGTCCAAGGAGCCATGCGTGTTTGAGATAAGCCAACTTGTTGTCTACCCTTCACAGGGAGTAGGCGAAGTAGAACGTATTGAAAGCCAGGAAATCAGTGGATCAACTGCCGAGTTCTACATTGTGCGCATTCTAAGCAACAATGTTACTCTTATGGTCCCGGTATCAAATGCCCATAATGTGGGGCTAAGACCTGTCTGCAGTAACAAAGAAGCTCTCGGAATATACGAGTGCCTCAAAGATAGATCAGATTTCACAGGCTACACAGGACAAAACTGGAACAGACGCTACAGAGAATATTCTGAAAAGCTCAAAAGCGGCGACCTACAAGACGTTGCTTATGTTCTCAAAGAACTATTTTTGATTGGGCGTGATAAAGAACTTTCATTCGGTGAACGTAGACTTTTGGAACAGGCCATGGGACTTGTCTCAATGGAAATGTCTTTTGCCCTTGAAATTGAACAAGACGAAGCAAAAGAAGAGATCAACGCTCTTTTTAGTGATGTATTAGACAAGCCAGCTGAAGAAAAGAAAGCAAAAGAAGAGAAAGCAAGAGAAGAGAAGAAAGCGAAAGAAGAGAAGAAAGCAAGAGAAGAGAAAGCAAAAGAACAAAAGAAATAATCTCAAAAAAAAGTCTAAACAACTTGTC from Maridesulfovibrio frigidus DSM 17176 includes the following:
- a CDS encoding 50S ribosomal protein L25 yields the protein MSEKVTFVAEKREKTGKCQNRRLRVAGKIPAVFYSQEGENVILSVNEIEFTKMYRKIGTTQLFNLEFEGKTHDTLIWKAQMDPVRPRINHIDFLGVAPKKPLKIKVPVVLEGTAPGIKLGGQMTIYRETLEVFCSAETIPAKIIVNIDGMNVQDTVFVNDVKLADGARINSDSNFALVRCVAGRTVSDDDGEETAEETE
- the pth gene encoding aminoacyl-tRNA hydrolase, whose product is MEYKALIVGLGNPGPEYATTRHNIGFILADALVELAKSRKSMRFKELSASSNYELFSMSLAGNNILVTKPLTYMNLSGNAVGSICGKNSISVKDVIVVHDELDLPQGRMKFKRGGGNNGHRGLLSIQEVMKSPDFLRIRIGIGRPEFSSQVKDYVLEEFSAKELNVSNQMVHAVIKGLDLYFRRGQGPATQFMHTFEPDES
- the ispE gene encoding 4-(cytidine 5'-diphospho)-2-C-methyl-D-erythritol kinase, yielding MNKTATILTAPAKVNLYLKIVGKRADGYHELDTLFHPFPALADTLAITEKDEGCSIHCADFDLPAEDNLIYKAWDKYAEATGFRPGLHIELTKKTPTGAGLGGGSSDAATMLRYLNNHPKSPGMEHAQINALAAKLGADVPFFLLDGPAWAKGIGEELTPCEVDLVGLTALLVCPDVHVNTAWAYKAWSNVDPIKNPQKKDSFYLTTSPCGNNKAASKTRATLFNDFERVVLPEFSVIRETKEFLLKSGACGAVMSGSGASVISFFKDKALAEKTASELNAKNVDSVIHIF
- a CDS encoding Do family serine endopeptidase encodes the protein MNSKRLLGVFTLITLMMLPVSAMANGLPTFVELAKKCGPSVVFISTVNTVKQDGSTQNKFHSSPGQKNPLEDFFKQFEDRFKGNSPKQKRKQGGLGTGFIISADGYIVTNNHVVASADIVKVKLQNADREYTAKLIGLDKETDLALLKIDAGKKLPFLSFANSDKAQVGEWVMAIGNPFGLGHTVTKGIISAKGRIIGAGPFDNFIQTDASINPGNSGGPLIDMKGKVLGINTMILANGQGIGFAIPSNMAENVISQLKTNNKVSRGWLGVTIQDADANTAKALGLSSKTGALVSSVNPGDPADKGGMKVGDVILEVGGAKIDDTNDLLRTIAALLPGKKVDVQVWRKGQAKNLLVTLGERNGKTVVAVKDFGPKAKQETVEELGLVARSIDREAEAKALGLAKMEGLLVIEVQPNTPAEEAAIAVGDAILEANQHKVNTIEDLRKIINSEGKERGLVMLLIKRQGRNIFRTIELAPKKTAE
- a CDS encoding alpha/beta hydrolase, whose product is MNTSARTILSILCLIIIASSVATNSFADSESDFDAHESFAKIHFNDNEMDFAFALILGATMNHGCEIGEAFYTASNIKEGSAESWQKEWINMAKRVEKRGKESLAAGHKVSAREQFQRASYYYRAALISMMPADPAFKKTADQSRNMLKEAGILFDPPLEYIEIPFEGSVLPGFYRKAPNSDKPAKTLIMLGGGETFAEDLVFYIAPQAFDRGYNFITVDLPGQGLLPLEGKVFRADANVPIKAIVDYVLAKPETDHERVAAYGISGGGGFVPIAAENDPRIKAIAMNSAVVDAYPLFASMPVASATKEIVEGWSSFKQNTVKAIAWRWGVEMNDIPGLVAANKGFSFNPEKVDCPALIIVGEGEYANEEVKRQQKLCFKKLPNKRKKFVMTPKNEGASNHCITENRSVMSQVVFDFFDDVFK
- a CDS encoding serine hydrolase domain-containing protein, coding for MSAIIVFSAISIMGARGCGNSGTDFPADQAKALQASLDQSKADFGFPGGALAVREVGGATWMGATGIATFASNVADVKGTSDKDFFPSFFVSTAWAGSSDFEMRTYLYTRIGSMTKSYTATLILKMVEEGLLRLEDTIDDWMGVGYYPNSDIITIRQLLNMTAGITSYTGTGTFYARYTADSTQEFLPEELVSYARDSATPNNFAPGAGWNYSNTNFVILGLIAEKAGGSSFKELITTKIIEPLGLTDTSVPAGENRAVPLEYISGYKDDSGTWVDATLYSPTIAFSAGNMISTLPNMLQWIESIHEMKLLTEYSTIQMMDFVSMTTGGPLNGGTAGYGLGLSYHKGAIGHAGEINGYKVIVNKYKNHYFAVIVNTDSAAGNAEEVFWRAARVLYPDDNI
- a CDS encoding FkbM family methyltransferase, which translates into the protein MDSELLHKFIGKVEKETYEQFQEVEELFCSKDFYLEKVGDWFVVRFSSILGYMPFWKYEPMTRYSFQFKAWECKIGSARFYTSVCPFFEFVCELRGYTLPGTVSADSTVVDAGPWNGISGMYFSAAAKAGKVIFLEPDNQSADFIGADIGKNNFANCELVRKALYTRSGEVSFQHKSGGESCINEGDSLTESGSEAERDSDSFIVEAITLNDLIADYAPKGVEFFKMDIEGAEVDIAYDIALYISDNPKSWAAIASYHEVGEGRSSHILEEKFAAYPNLVFKTAYPYHETTFVANVKNEAVANNIRKMTSFTVGWKAINKDVERQGG
- a CDS encoding ribose-phosphate diphosphokinase translates to MNGELKIISGSSNVPLAEAICDHLGSRLTPCLREKFSDGEIRLEIQDNVRGCDVFVVQSTCDPVNFHFMELCLMLDALKRASARRVTAVVPYYGYARQDRKVSPRAPISAKLMADFLTVAGMHRMVTIDLHAGQIQGFFNLPVDNIYAAPVLLDELRHRKEDMVMVSPDAGGTERARAYGKRLNAGLAIVDKRRDAPNQAQAMNVIGEVSGKTCVVIDDMIDTAGTICQAAKVLMDHGAKEVIACATHPVLSGPAIDRLCAAPFSEVIVTNTLPVPDDKLKCGKIKVMSVAGLLAKCIHNVHTESSVSVLFV
- a CDS encoding peroxiredoxin-like family protein, encoding MPNLSEQIADYEVEKEKKVPKEILDVMNKATTELKSSGIEEQSLQTGRKAPAFKIKNHLGEERSLSELIESGPVVLSFYRGGWCPYCNLELAALQRALPEIEAAGAKLVAISPETPDNSLSTREKNEIAFDVLYDEGNKVAESYGLVFTLSDDLRPIYDKFGINIPEFNGEDTFKLPVPATYVISTHGIVAYHFVDADYTKRLEPSDIIKALKEI